In the genome of Raphanus sativus cultivar WK10039 chromosome 4, ASM80110v3, whole genome shotgun sequence, one region contains:
- the LOC108854330 gene encoding ribosome biogenesis regulatory protein homolog produces the protein MDMETDQIYQVDVGNLLAFNSNHRFPAAPSSREELVKECVTEGTKLVQAIADTLFNFPSTETSDGPLVQLPPPTTKLPREKHLPRPKPPTKWEEFALKKGIQKRKKDKIVYDETTDKFKRRHGYDRVNDDNDIPIIEAKASDEPGEDPFAKRLDDKKKRVGKQEKNRLQNLKTAAKAGALPSHVQLAATALPISGTKAQPQKIGKEALGDVAGLAATSTASGGKFDKKLPGEKPPKKQGKHHKYLPVVPRHGGVDEEKEQTNKVLGKLLSKHSHEILNVGKAINMYNDKKEKKKSGRSDKLKAKKDITKKKPYANKADK, from the exons ATGGACATGGAGACTGACCAAATCTACCAGGTCGATGTCGGAAATCTTCTCGCTTTCAATTCCAATCACCGCTTCCCTGCTGCTCCTTCTTCAAG GGAGGAGCTTGTGAAGGAATGTGTTACAGAGGGAACAAAGCTTGTTCAGGCAATAGCTGATACTCTTTTCAACTTTCCTTCTACTGAAACTAGTGATGGCCCTCTTGTCCAGTTGCCTCCACCTACAACCAAACTCCCTAGAGAGAAACAT CTTCCAAGGCCTAAGCCTCCTACTAAGTGGGAAGAATTTGCTCTCAAGAAAG GTATACAAAAGCGCAAGAAGGACAAGATTGTGTACGACGAAACAACTGATAAGTTCAAGCGTCGCCATGGTTACGACCGTGTTAACGATGATAATGATATCCCCATTATTGAGGCAAAGGCATCAGATG AGCCAGGTGAAGATCCTTTTGCCAAGAGACTGGACGATAAAAAGAAGAGAGTTGGAAAGCAAGAAAAGAACCGACTACAGAATTTGAAGACAGCTGCAAAAGCTGGTGCTTTACCGAG CCATGTCCAACTAGCTGCGACCGCATTGCCCATATCAGGCACCAAAGCTCAGCCACAGAAGATTGGAAAGGAGGCACTTGGAGATGTCGCAGGTTTAGCTGCTACTTCAACAGCTAGTGGTGGTAAATTCGATAAGAAGTTGCCTGGTGAAAAACCTCCTAAGAAGCAAGGCAAACATCACAAG tatTTACCAGTTGTACCAAGGCATGGGGGGGTTGACGAGGAAAAAGAGCAGACTAATAAAGTACTTGGCAAGTTGTTATCAAAGCATTCACATGAGATCCTCAATGTTGGAAAG GCTATAAACATGTACAATGACaagaaggagaaaaagaagTCAGGAAGATCAGATAAGTTGAAAGCTAAGAAAGACATCACCAAGAAGAAGCCTTATGCCAACAAAGCTGATAAGTGA